Proteins found in one Solitalea lacus genomic segment:
- a CDS encoding DUF1565 domain-containing protein, translating to MKKILIAVFALSSFSAFAKDKSNNDKLPHAKEYHVSVNGSDKNDGSLSKPFKTITAASNVAVPGDVITVHAGIYREQITPPRGGNSDQERIVYQAAKGEKVEIKGSEIIKGWKKLENDTWVVKIPNSFFGKFNPYSDTIHGDWFWPKPKERKYHTGAVYLKGDWLMEAENKDEVMQHADLKNPLWWAEVDSTTTTLFAQFKYADPNRETVEINVRQTVFYPKVPYINFITVRGFTMEHAATNWASCTAEQKGLLGTHWSKGWIIEDNIIQYSMCAGITLGKYGDKWDNTCEERAESYVATVERAQANGWNKSTVGSHVVRNNQIAYCEQVGIVGSMGCSFSTIEGNLIHDIFTRGMFSGAEMAGIKFHGAIDTRICNNHIYHTYFGIWLDWMAQGAQVSNNLLHENSWDLFTEVTHGPILISNNVMLSPTNLKMNASGVAFVHNLFAGRMDVITYEKRLTPYHKPHSTDIAGFHDNPGGGLQFINNLFVDGGNARPCDSMLLPVKFAGNVYVKGANILQPIDYHRKSSRKMLELPALQCKTEIDALMKPEFDAAVGLVNENGNAYLNICFDNSWLVEQKRKLVTTSVLGSAIIPNQPFEDRDGKVLSIDTDYLGNKRNSDNPSPGPFEIKNSGKQRIKLWAEGR from the coding sequence CAGCTTTTCTGCTTTTGCAAAAGACAAGTCAAATAATGATAAACTTCCTCACGCCAAGGAGTACCATGTGTCAGTGAATGGAAGTGATAAGAATGACGGATCATTAAGCAAACCCTTTAAAACCATTACGGCGGCGTCGAACGTGGCGGTGCCCGGCGATGTAATTACCGTACATGCTGGTATTTACCGTGAACAAATCACACCCCCAAGAGGAGGCAATTCCGATCAGGAAAGAATCGTATACCAAGCCGCCAAAGGCGAGAAAGTAGAGATTAAAGGCTCCGAGATCATCAAAGGTTGGAAGAAACTGGAAAACGATACTTGGGTGGTAAAGATACCCAATAGTTTTTTTGGCAAATTCAACCCCTATAGCGACACTATACATGGTGATTGGTTTTGGCCAAAGCCGAAAGAAAGAAAATACCATACAGGAGCTGTATATCTAAAAGGTGACTGGCTGATGGAGGCTGAAAACAAAGATGAAGTGATGCAGCATGCTGATCTGAAAAATCCGCTCTGGTGGGCTGAAGTGGATTCAACTACTACAACCCTATTTGCTCAGTTCAAGTATGCTGATCCCAACAGGGAGACTGTTGAAATAAACGTACGGCAAACCGTATTTTATCCTAAGGTACCTTATATCAATTTTATCACCGTTCGTGGCTTTACTATGGAGCATGCGGCCACCAACTGGGCTTCCTGTACAGCAGAACAAAAGGGATTACTGGGAACACATTGGAGCAAGGGGTGGATTATTGAAGACAATATTATTCAGTACTCCATGTGCGCTGGGATTACTTTGGGTAAATACGGTGACAAATGGGATAATACCTGTGAAGAACGGGCGGAAAGTTATGTGGCAACTGTTGAGCGGGCCCAGGCAAATGGCTGGAATAAAAGTACTGTTGGCAGCCATGTTGTTCGAAATAACCAAATAGCTTATTGTGAACAGGTAGGTATCGTTGGCAGCATGGGCTGTTCTTTTAGCACCATTGAAGGCAATCTAATTCACGATATTTTTACGAGAGGCATGTTCAGTGGTGCAGAGATGGCAGGAATCAAGTTTCACGGAGCGATTGATACCCGAATTTGCAATAATCATATTTATCATACCTATTTCGGTATTTGGCTCGATTGGATGGCGCAAGGAGCACAGGTGAGCAATAACTTATTACATGAAAATTCCTGGGATCTGTTTACGGAGGTAACGCACGGTCCTATTTTAATTAGCAATAATGTAATGCTGTCGCCCACTAATTTAAAGATGAATGCAAGTGGTGTGGCTTTTGTTCACAATCTTTTTGCAGGGAGGATGGATGTAATTACCTATGAAAAGCGATTAACGCCTTATCATAAGCCTCATTCTACAGATATTGCAGGATTTCATGATAACCCCGGCGGAGGCCTGCAGTTTATCAATAATTTATTCGTCGATGGTGGAAACGCCAGACCGTGCGACAGCATGTTGTTGCCGGTAAAATTTGCTGGAAATGTGTACGTCAAGGGTGCTAACATATTGCAGCCCATTGATTATCACAGGAAAAGCAGTCGAAAAATGCTCGAGCTGCCTGCTCTGCAATGCAAAACAGAAATAGATGCTCTAATGAAACCAGAGTTTGATGCAGCTGTTGGGTTGGTCAATGAGAATGGCAATGCCTATTTGAATATCTGTTTTGATAATAGCTGGTTGGTTGAGCAAAAAAGAAAATTGGTTACAACTTCGGTGCTCGGCAGTGCGATAATTCCCAATCAGCCTTTTGAGGACCGGGATGGGAAGGTGTTGAGCATTGATACCGATTATTTGGGCAACAAGCGTAATTCGGACAATCCTTCTCCAGGGCCTTTTGAAATAAAGAATAGTGGGAAACAAAGAATTAAACTATGGGCGGAAGGCCGGTAA
- a CDS encoding glycoside hydrolase family 38 C-terminal domain-containing protein codes for MEPWPGQTAERRQKLDEAFRTGKFITHAMPFTVETDLCGPELVTRGLGFASRLTRQYQLPLPNSAKVTDMPSHSRELATVLSNAGVKFLHIGCNWPSGFVQTPGLFWWEGPDGTRLLTFYSSVYGTTTGLRWPNEWGGGEHFVGRGLLPPSDWPYAVWPAIFVTLDNSGPPTASQVKALFDEAMKKMPGVKIKVGTMDEFANALLATHPDLPVVKGDMPDTWVHGSMCDPGGMSMARQSAPLIATDATFNTQLKTWGLHVPAVADSVAKAYELMALYAEHTWGGSKSVNKYGEAFKQLPPSQYADLEASWEDKTDYSRGAWSIANRLKQNNLALLAKSVKSAPNSIIVYNPLPWQRSGLIEVNGQQVFVKDIPPSGYKTIPAPDKQIVQISANKFIENQFYKITFDANKGTISSLIDKHTGRDWAANISGRQTGQYFNERFTYEQAASYTAAYQQGRGEQAVGEKKGWLHPGINKPGMISENVVPYRMASPAGGKLVINVNGLQQTAILEMPADTARHLPGSRLKVTLTEGQPYIDLEITILNKAKDNWPEADWLALPFNIKDPVFKVYRPLGIMNPATDILKGANKDLYSVGQGVTLTDAAGNGIAVCPIDHPLISLDTPGCWKFSLDFVPKKPVVYLNLYNNQWNTNYRYWYPGSWSSRVRIWSLDKYKTQPESMTVPALETSYPLQAVVAGNGDGTLPVSQKGVELSRKGILVTAFGDDPDGNKGTLLRLWEMAGKSGEVAIALSGQKHFTMATPVNLRGEVNGKTIKIINGKFSCPINGFGPASFILE; via the coding sequence ATGGAGCCCTGGCCAGGACAGACAGCGGAGCGGCGACAGAAACTTGATGAAGCTTTTCGAACCGGAAAATTTATTACCCATGCCATGCCCTTTACTGTTGAAACGGATCTATGCGGACCGGAATTGGTGACACGTGGACTGGGTTTTGCTTCCCGACTCACAAGGCAATACCAACTTCCTCTTCCGAATTCAGCGAAAGTGACCGATATGCCTTCTCATTCACGTGAGCTGGCTACCGTTCTCAGCAATGCGGGTGTGAAGTTTTTACATATAGGGTGCAATTGGCCAAGCGGGTTTGTACAAACACCGGGACTGTTTTGGTGGGAAGGACCTGATGGTACACGGTTGCTGACCTTCTATTCAAGTGTTTACGGTACAACAACAGGGCTTCGTTGGCCAAATGAGTGGGGAGGTGGTGAGCATTTTGTTGGACGTGGATTATTGCCTCCATCTGACTGGCCTTATGCAGTTTGGCCTGCCATTTTTGTAACATTGGATAATAGCGGCCCTCCTACGGCATCGCAGGTAAAAGCATTGTTTGATGAAGCAATGAAAAAGATGCCGGGCGTGAAAATTAAAGTTGGTACGATGGATGAGTTTGCCAACGCCTTGCTGGCGACACACCCTGATTTACCAGTGGTGAAAGGCGATATGCCAGATACCTGGGTGCATGGCAGTATGTGCGACCCGGGCGGAATGAGCATGGCCCGCCAATCGGCTCCATTGATCGCAACAGATGCTACGTTCAATACACAATTGAAAACATGGGGGCTGCATGTACCTGCTGTTGCCGATTCTGTTGCCAAGGCTTATGAACTGATGGCTTTGTATGCAGAGCATACCTGGGGAGGCAGCAAATCGGTTAACAAATACGGCGAGGCATTTAAACAATTGCCGCCTTCCCAATATGCTGATCTGGAAGCATCATGGGAAGATAAAACAGATTATAGCCGTGGCGCATGGAGTATCGCTAATCGTTTGAAACAGAACAATCTCGCCTTGCTTGCAAAATCTGTAAAATCTGCTCCCAACAGTATCATCGTGTATAATCCTCTTCCCTGGCAGCGAAGTGGCCTGATAGAGGTAAATGGGCAACAGGTGTTTGTCAAGGATATACCTCCCAGTGGGTACAAAACTATTCCTGCGCCGGATAAGCAGATTGTGCAAATTTCTGCCAACAAATTCATCGAGAATCAATTCTATAAGATAACATTCGATGCCAACAAAGGGACCATATCATCATTGATTGACAAACATACCGGCCGCGATTGGGCCGCTAATATCTCAGGACGCCAGACTGGTCAATATTTTAACGAACGGTTTACCTATGAGCAGGCGGCAAGCTATACGGCCGCTTACCAGCAGGGACGTGGAGAGCAAGCCGTGGGGGAAAAGAAAGGTTGGCTGCATCCCGGCATTAACAAGCCTGGTATGATCTCAGAAAATGTTGTTCCTTATCGCATGGCGTCTCCAGCCGGAGGAAAACTGGTTATCAACGTCAATGGATTACAGCAAACCGCCATCCTTGAAATGCCCGCTGATACAGCCAGACATTTACCCGGCTCACGATTAAAAGTAACCCTTACCGAGGGACAGCCTTATATCGATCTGGAGATAACCATTCTCAACAAGGCGAAAGATAACTGGCCCGAGGCTGACTGGCTCGCTTTGCCGTTCAATATAAAGGATCCTGTTTTTAAAGTGTATCGCCCGCTGGGGATCATGAATCCGGCTACTGATATTTTGAAAGGCGCCAACAAAGACCTTTATTCGGTAGGTCAGGGTGTTACTCTAACCGATGCTGCCGGTAACGGCATTGCTGTGTGCCCGATCGATCATCCGCTGATTAGTTTGGATACGCCGGGCTGCTGGAAATTCTCTCTCGATTTTGTTCCTAAAAAACCTGTTGTATATCTCAACCTCTACAATAACCAGTGGAATACAAATTATCGGTACTGGTATCCGGGCTCCTGGAGTTCCCGTGTAAGGATCTGGTCATTAGACAAATATAAAACACAGCCTGAAAGCATGACTGTTCCGGCATTGGAAACAAGTTATCCGCTACAGGCAGTAGTGGCAGGAAACGGCGATGGCACATTACCTGTATCCCAAAAGGGAGTAGAGTTGTCTCGCAAAGGCATACTGGTTACAGCATTTGGTGATGATCCCGATGGCAACAAGGGTACGTTGCTGCGTTTATGGGAAATGGCTGGAAAGTCGGGAGAGGTTGCTATTGCCCTGTCGGGACAAAAACATTTTACCATGGCCACACCTGTTAATCTTCGTGGCGAAGTAAATGGAAAGACGATAAAAATTATCAACGGAAAATTCAGTTGCCCTATCAATGGGTTTGGGCCCGCAAGTTTTATTCTGGAATAA
- a CDS encoding right-handed parallel beta-helix repeat-containing protein, with product MKRLFIVLLTISSVAVFANDKPGIIKPSNYREYHVSEKGNDQNDGSGPKPLKTIMAAANKAMPGDVITVHAGVYREEIVPPHGGSSEKERIVYQAAKGEKVTIKGSEVVKGWKKQENDTWVVKIPNSFFGKFNPYKEVIHGDWFWPQPKDRKYLRGAVYLNGDWLMEAEKKEQVINAVTDAKNPLWCASVDADTTTIWAQFKNVNPNEALVEINVRQTVFYPDKPFINFITVRGFTMEQAATNWAPPTAEQMGLIGTHWSRGWIIENNTIQYSKCVGIALGKYGDNYDNKDTESAEGYVGTIKRALAFGWSKGTVGGHIVRNNTIAYCEQTGIVGSMGCAFSTIEGNTIHDIFIRRLFSGAEQAAIKFHGAVDVQIAKNHIYRSNIGVWLDWMAQGAQIKNNLMHDNLTDIFLEVNHGPMLVSNNLLLSKVNISMNSSGAAFVHNIFGGEISSINYDGRLTPFHPPHSTYIAALHDNPGGDVQFINNLFVNGGNASQYSKALLPVSFDGNVYTKGAVRAISNDKPMRFGEMGKEAQEQLKKYKEQNAQERNAVVKEDFDAMTRLLTQKEGIYLEINLDKGWLTEQPRKLVTTQSLRPAVVPNLLFENTDRSALKIDTDYFGNIRNTTNPSPGAFEIQMSGKQLIRVWSVK from the coding sequence ATGAAAAGACTTTTTATTGTCCTGCTTACAATCAGCAGTGTTGCAGTTTTTGCGAATGATAAACCTGGAATTATTAAGCCTTCCAATTATAGAGAATATCATGTGTCGGAGAAAGGGAATGATCAAAATGATGGCAGCGGGCCAAAACCGCTTAAAACCATTATGGCGGCAGCCAACAAAGCTATGCCAGGGGATGTAATTACAGTTCATGCTGGTGTGTACCGTGAAGAAATTGTACCACCGCATGGAGGATCCTCCGAAAAAGAAAGAATCGTTTACCAGGCTGCTAAAGGAGAAAAAGTAACAATTAAAGGTTCGGAGGTTGTTAAAGGTTGGAAGAAACAAGAAAATGATACTTGGGTGGTTAAGATACCCAATAGTTTTTTTGGTAAATTCAATCCGTATAAAGAAGTCATTCATGGCGATTGGTTTTGGCCTCAACCTAAGGACAGAAAATACCTGCGTGGTGCTGTGTACCTGAATGGCGATTGGCTGATGGAGGCCGAAAAAAAAGAACAAGTGATCAACGCTGTCACCGATGCAAAAAATCCACTTTGGTGTGCCTCTGTTGATGCTGATACAACCACCATTTGGGCACAGTTCAAGAATGTGAATCCCAATGAAGCGTTAGTAGAAATAAATGTTCGTCAAACTGTTTTTTATCCCGATAAACCTTTTATAAATTTTATCACGGTGCGTGGGTTTACTATGGAGCAAGCTGCTACCAACTGGGCACCGCCAACTGCTGAGCAAATGGGATTGATTGGTACGCATTGGAGTCGTGGTTGGATCATCGAAAATAATACCATTCAGTATTCAAAATGCGTGGGCATTGCATTGGGTAAATACGGCGATAATTATGATAATAAAGATACCGAGTCAGCAGAAGGTTATGTAGGCACCATCAAAAGAGCATTGGCTTTCGGCTGGAGTAAGGGAACCGTTGGTGGGCATATTGTTCGCAACAATACCATTGCTTATTGTGAACAAACAGGTATTGTAGGCAGTATGGGTTGTGCCTTCAGTACTATTGAGGGTAACACTATCCATGATATTTTTATTCGCCGCCTTTTTAGTGGGGCCGAACAGGCTGCAATTAAATTCCATGGTGCAGTAGATGTACAAATAGCTAAAAACCATATTTATCGTAGTAACATAGGCGTATGGCTCGATTGGATGGCCCAAGGTGCGCAGATAAAGAATAACCTAATGCATGACAACCTCACCGATATTTTTCTGGAAGTGAATCATGGGCCTATGCTGGTAAGCAATAATTTGCTATTGTCCAAAGTCAATATTTCAATGAATTCAAGCGGGGCCGCTTTTGTGCATAATATTTTTGGAGGGGAAATCAGCTCTATTAATTACGATGGTCGGTTAACGCCATTTCATCCGCCGCACTCCACTTATATTGCTGCATTACATGATAACCCCGGAGGGGATGTCCAGTTTATAAATAATCTTTTTGTAAATGGAGGTAATGCCAGCCAATACAGTAAAGCGCTCCTTCCGGTAAGCTTTGATGGGAATGTGTATACTAAAGGTGCTGTAAGGGCCATTAGCAATGATAAGCCAATGCGATTTGGCGAAATGGGAAAGGAAGCGCAAGAACAATTGAAAAAATATAAAGAACAGAATGCACAAGAACGCAACGCTGTAGTTAAAGAGGATTTTGATGCCATGACTCGTTTATTGACTCAAAAAGAGGGCATTTACCTGGAAATTAACCTCGATAAAGGTTGGCTGACCGAACAGCCAAGAAAACTGGTGACAACACAATCGTTGCGTCCGGCTGTTGTTCCTAATTTACTATTTGAAAATACCGATAGATCAGCCTTAAAAATTGATACCGATTATTTTGGTAATATCCGCAACACGACCAATCCATCGCCGGGAGCGTTTGAGATTCAGATGAGTGGAAAACAGCTGATAAGAGTGTGGTCAGTAAAATAA
- a CDS encoding ABC transporter permease subunit — protein MIKILKYVALDILKNKIIIAYTFLLILISLSAFSLEDNPSKGVLTELSIILLTVPLVSVLFSTIYIYNSNEFIELLISHPVKRSMIWKALFTGLSLSLVLAFLLGAGIPILLFADFSAALMMTIAGSLLTIIFVAIAFLTSMLTRDKAKGIGISILLWLYFALLFDGLILFLLFQLSDYPVEKLVVLLSSLSPIDICRILILLQLDVSAMMGYTGAVFKNFFGTDLGLSLSFLLLVLWIVVPFKISLIKFKKKDL, from the coding sequence ATGATTAAGATTTTGAAATACGTAGCACTGGATATTTTAAAAAATAAAATTATAATCGCTTATACATTTCTATTGATTTTAATTTCACTGAGTGCCTTCAGTTTAGAGGATAATCCTTCTAAGGGAGTGCTGACCGAACTTTCTATTATCCTGCTCACCGTTCCATTAGTGTCCGTCCTGTTTTCTACAATCTACATATATAACAGTAACGAGTTCATTGAACTGCTGATTAGTCATCCAGTAAAACGCAGTATGATTTGGAAAGCGTTATTTACAGGCTTGTCGTTAAGCCTTGTTTTGGCATTTTTGTTAGGGGCAGGCATTCCCATTTTATTGTTCGCTGATTTTTCCGCCGCACTGATGATGACCATTGCCGGCTCATTATTGACCATCATTTTCGTAGCCATAGCATTCTTGACCAGTATGCTCACCCGGGACAAGGCAAAAGGAATTGGAATTTCTATATTGCTTTGGCTGTATTTTGCCCTTCTTTTTGATGGACTGATACTGTTCCTTTTATTTCAACTTTCTGATTATCCTGTAGAAAAATTAGTGGTGCTGCTCAGCAGTCTTAGTCCTATAGATATTTGTCGAATACTTATCTTACTCCAGCTTGATGTATCGGCAATGATGGGTTATACCGGAGCGGTATTTAAAAACTTTTTTGGCACCGATTTGGGGCTTTCCTTATCGTTTTTACTACTTGTTTTATGGATAGTGGTTCCGTTTAAGATTTCTTTGATTAAATTCAAAAAGAAGGACTTGTAA
- a CDS encoding ABC transporter ATP-binding protein, with protein sequence MIEVVNVSKHFGKLHALNGINLKLNQGECIALVGPNGCGKTTLIKTILGMVIPDEGSINFAGKNIKNDNEYRRNIGYMPQIGRYPENMSIGHVLDMIKGIRSYNKPLDNELYEKFEIGSMVGKKMRTLSSGTTQKVSATLAFLFHPQVLILDEPTAGLDPIASEILKEKIIAEKNKGRLILITSHLLSELEGIVSQIIFMQDGNLVLHKNVEELKSGTGKRTIASAILQLLKTEN encoded by the coding sequence ATGATTGAAGTAGTTAATGTATCAAAACACTTTGGAAAACTACATGCCTTGAACGGAATTAATCTAAAATTGAACCAGGGTGAATGCATTGCTCTTGTAGGTCCTAATGGCTGCGGTAAAACTACACTTATCAAGACCATTCTGGGTATGGTAATACCTGATGAAGGCAGTATAAATTTTGCCGGTAAAAATATCAAAAACGACAACGAATACCGCAGAAACATTGGATATATGCCACAAATAGGCCGTTACCCAGAAAACATGAGCATAGGTCATGTATTGGATATGATAAAAGGAATCAGGAGCTATAATAAGCCCTTAGATAATGAATTGTATGAAAAATTTGAAATAGGCTCAATGGTCGGCAAAAAAATGCGAACACTCAGTAGTGGCACCACGCAGAAAGTAAGTGCTACGTTAGCATTTTTATTCCATCCCCAGGTGCTCATTCTCGATGAGCCAACGGCGGGACTTGACCCAATTGCATCTGAAATACTTAAGGAAAAAATTATTGCCGAAAAAAACAAAGGCCGCCTTATTCTTATTACCTCACATTTACTTAGTGAATTGGAAGGTATTGTAAGTCAGATCATTTTTATGCAAGATGGCAATTTGGTACTTCATAAGAATGTAGAGGAACTAAAAAGTGGAACCGGAAAGAGAACTATTGCTAGTGCTATCCTTCAGCTTTTAAAAACCGAGAACTAA
- a CDS encoding nitrous oxide reductase family maturation protein NosD, with protein sequence MLLVQSKAFAKTLYVGGGKQFSTIKSALALCKNGDTIIVTKGIYNEGNIIIDKSICMLGMSMPVLDGEKKYEVLSIKSSGVIINGFRIQNSGEGTLNDPCGVKVYNSDNVRIENNELHDNFFGIYIQYGQGCVVKNNLIRASQTSQQLSGNGIHCWKSSNLQIIGNKISGHRDGIYFEFVTHSVIWRNTAKNNLRYGLHFMFSHNDAYFTNYFKNNGAGVAVMFTNHVVMANNTFEENWGDAAYGLLLKEISDCHLSGNTFIRNTTGVFFDGTNRILVEKNVLKANGWGMRLQANCMENTISHNNFLANTFDVSTNGSLTLNHFNENYWDKYEGYDLDKDKIGDVPYHPLSIYSVIIERDPPAMLLFRSFMINLLDKSEKLLPSLTPENFVDNKPLMKPLLL encoded by the coding sequence ATGCTTTTGGTGCAAAGCAAGGCATTTGCAAAAACTCTGTATGTCGGTGGCGGCAAGCAGTTTTCTACTATAAAAAGTGCCTTGGCTCTTTGCAAGAATGGTGATACAATAATTGTAACCAAAGGCATTTACAATGAAGGCAATATAATAATTGATAAATCCATATGCATGTTGGGCATGTCAATGCCGGTACTGGATGGTGAAAAAAAATACGAAGTACTTTCAATTAAGAGCAGCGGTGTAATTATAAATGGTTTCCGTATACAAAATTCAGGAGAGGGAACACTTAACGATCCTTGTGGTGTTAAAGTTTATAATTCGGACAATGTTAGAATTGAAAACAATGAGCTTCATGATAATTTTTTTGGCATTTATATCCAGTATGGACAAGGTTGCGTCGTGAAAAACAATTTGATTCGTGCGTCTCAAACCTCTCAGCAGCTATCAGGCAATGGCATCCATTGTTGGAAAAGTAGTAACCTGCAGATTATTGGAAATAAAATTTCGGGGCACAGAGATGGAATATATTTCGAGTTTGTAACTCATTCTGTAATATGGAGGAATACTGCCAAGAACAATCTACGTTATGGGTTGCATTTTATGTTTTCGCACAATGATGCCTACTTTACCAATTATTTTAAAAATAACGGTGCAGGTGTTGCCGTAATGTTCACCAATCATGTAGTGATGGCCAATAATACCTTTGAAGAAAACTGGGGGGATGCGGCTTATGGATTATTGCTTAAAGAAATCTCAGATTGTCATCTTTCAGGAAACACATTCATAAGAAACACCACAGGCGTATTTTTTGATGGGACCAACAGGATTTTAGTCGAAAAAAATGTACTCAAAGCCAATGGCTGGGGAATGAGGCTTCAGGCCAATTGCATGGAAAACACCATTTCACACAATAACTTCCTGGCCAACACATTTGATGTAAGCACCAACGGCAGCCTTACCCTCAATCATTTCAATGAAAACTATTGGGATAAATACGAAGGCTACGATCTGGATAAAGATAAAATTGGAGATGTGCCATATCATCCACTCAGCATTTATTCGGTTATTATTGAAAGAGATCCACCCGCTATGCTACTTTTCCGAAGCTTTATGATAAACCTGCTTGACAAGTCAGAAAAACTATTACCTAGCCTCACTCCTGAAAATTTTGTAGATAACAAGCCTTTGATGAAACCATTATTATTATGA
- a CDS encoding nitrous oxide reductase accessory protein NosL → MTNKISIVSKLLLIISAVLLAISIFVPIWQIDLQAPQYPEGLSLEIWANKIAGDVNIINGLNHYIGMKTLHTEDFIEFTVLPYIIGTYVLLFLFAALNGTKKCLYISFGAFLLFGILAMIDFWKWEYNYGHNLDPNAAIIVPGMAYQPPLIGYKQLLNFAAYSMPDIGGWSLAAAGLLVLIAVLLEKKLFKSDKNSSASFAFISGIIILSSCEADGPQAINLNKDACDFCRMTISDGRFGSEMITRKGRAYKFDDIDCMLKYSNEHKEGKVKSYYVMDYSKNNVLIDASKAWFVHHADAKSPMGGNTVAFSAKNEAEAYANKLGVHVESWQKFNKKQ, encoded by the coding sequence ATGACCAACAAAATTTCAATAGTGTCCAAATTACTGCTAATAATTTCAGCAGTGTTGCTAGCAATTTCCATTTTCGTGCCTATTTGGCAAATAGACCTCCAAGCACCTCAGTATCCTGAAGGTTTGAGTTTGGAGATTTGGGCCAACAAGATCGCTGGAGATGTAAATATCATAAATGGGCTAAATCATTACATAGGAATGAAAACGCTTCACACCGAAGATTTTATCGAATTTACGGTGTTGCCATACATTATTGGCACATATGTTTTACTCTTTTTATTTGCTGCACTAAATGGCACAAAAAAATGCCTCTACATTTCTTTCGGGGCATTCCTCTTATTCGGTATCTTAGCAATGATAGATTTCTGGAAATGGGAATATAATTACGGCCACAATCTCGACCCTAATGCAGCAATCATTGTTCCTGGCATGGCATACCAACCACCACTGATTGGATATAAGCAATTATTGAATTTCGCTGCTTACTCAATGCCTGATATCGGCGGATGGAGTTTAGCAGCTGCAGGCCTACTTGTTTTAATAGCTGTTCTATTGGAAAAAAAGCTGTTCAAATCAGACAAAAACTCAAGCGCTTCCTTTGCTTTTATTTCTGGTATTATTATATTATCATCCTGTGAGGCTGATGGCCCGCAGGCAATCAACCTGAACAAAGATGCTTGCGATTTTTGCAGAATGACCATTTCGGATGGCCGGTTTGGTTCTGAGATGATAACCCGTAAGGGGAGAGCCTACAAATTTGACGATATAGACTGTATGTTGAAATACAGTAATGAGCATAAAGAAGGAAAAGTCAAAAGCTATTATGTTATGGACTATTCAAAGAACAATGTATTAATAGATGCCTCCAAGGCATGGTTTGTTCACCATGCAGATGCCAAAAGTCCTATGGGTGGCAATACAGTGGCTTTTTCTGCTAAAAACGAGGCTGAAGCATATGCCAATAAGCTTGGTGTGCATGTTGAAAGTTGGCAAAAATTCAATAAGAAGCAATAA